Proteins from a genomic interval of Trifolium pratense cultivar HEN17-A07 linkage group LG6, ARS_RC_1.1, whole genome shotgun sequence:
- the LOC123889832 gene encoding protein TIC 20-II, chloroplastic, with protein sequence MASLALLRPCIFHHTHKPSSTLTLKPKQGNSLSFSPKLKNGVVKANLSTPAAPERLISIAAYTLPFFNSLQYGHSILTQYPKFALLFQPIIPFLSFYRSLPYASFIAFFAFYLGIVRNPSFPEYVRFNSMQALTLDVLLVLPVLFQKIFSPGRSGLGFQVMVWSHNVVFVFSILCFVYSVLNCLFGRTPYLPFVADAAARQI encoded by the coding sequence atggCTTCCCTTGCTCTTCTTCGTCCCTGCATATTCCACCACACACACAAACCTTCTTCAACCCTAACCCTAAAACCAAAACAAGGCAATTCCCTTTCATTTTCACCAAAACTGAAAAACGGCGTCGTTAAAGCTAACCTATCCACACCAGCAGCACCAGAACGTTTAATCTCAATCGCGGCATACACACTCCCATTCTTCAATTCCCTTCAATACGGTCACAGCATTCTGACTCAATACCCTAAATTTGCACTCCTCTTCCAACCAATCATTCCTTTCCTTTCTTTCTATAGATCTCTCCCCTACGCTTCTTTCATTGCGTTTTTCGCATTTTATTTGGGAATTGTTAGAAACCCTAGTTTCCCTGAATATGTTAGATTCAATTCTATGCAAGCACTTACACTCGATGTGCTTCTTGTTCTTCCGGTTCTGTTTCAGAAGATTTTCTCTCCTGGGAGATCTGGATTGGGTTTTCAGGTTATGGTTTGGTCTCAcaatgttgtgtttgttttcagtattctttgttttgtttatagTGTTTTGAATTGTCTTTTTGGTCGTACTCCTTACTTGCCCTTTGTTGCTGATGCTGCTGCCAGACAAATATGA
- the LOC123889067 gene encoding putative RNA-binding protein Luc7-like 2 isoform X1, with translation MDAIRKQLDVLMGANRNGDVREVNRKYYDRDVCRLYLVGLCPHELFQLTKMDMGPCPKVHSLQLRKEYEEAKSKGIDNYERELEDVIDKLIGECDRKIGRALKRLEDDDAKAAIAISVSEVTQTPEVLELAKEIKEKLKEADKYDLEGLSDMRIRALEIVEELRIKRADKQSTLLLDAFNKDRASLPQPLPNPPPLAPLPVVTPDARTQEMINEKLKKAEDLGEQGLIDEAQKALEEAEALKKLPSRQEPALDSSKYTAADVRITDQKLRVCDICGAFLSVYDSDRRLADHFGGKLHLGYMQIREKLAELQEERNKSRKIDRLDDRRSKERSRDRDREPSRDCERGESHERGRDIDRRSRDRDRHHDRDRGYDRDRDRDSSRSYDSRSRRRSRSREHSRDYDRHRRHDRY, from the exons ATGGATGCTATACGGAAGCAGCTCGACGTTCTCATGGGTGCCAATCGCAACGGCGACGTCCGTGAAGTTAACCGCAAGTATTACGATCGCGATGTCTGCCGTCTCTACCTCGTCGGTCTTTGCCCTCACGAACTCTTCCAGTTAACG AAAATGGATATGGGACCATGCCCTAAGGTTCACTCATTGCAGCTAAGAAAAGA ATATGAGGAAGCGAAATCAAAAGGGATTGATAATTACGAGAGGGAGTTGGAGGATGTTATAGATAAGCTTATTGGTGAGTGTGATAGGAAAATTGGTAGAGCGCTTAAGCGGCTTGAGGATGATGATGCCAAAGCCGCAATTGCAATTTCCGTTTCTGAAGTTACTCAG ACACCTGAAGTGCTTGAGTTGGCtaaagaaatcaaagaaaagttGAAAGAAGCTGATAAATATG ATCTTGAAGGCTTGTCAGATATGAGGATTCGAGCTTTGGAGATTGTAGAGGAACTTAGAATCAAAAGAGCAGACAAACAG TCTACGCTTCTTTTAGATGCATTTAATAAAGATAGGGCATCTTTACCTCAACCTCTGCCAAATCCACCACCGTTAGCACCTCTTCCCGTAGTTACTCCCGATGCTCGAACACAGGAGATGATAAATGAAAAGTTGAAGAAGGCTGAGGATCTTG GTGAGCAAGGATTGATTGATGAGGCACAGAAAGCATTGGAAGAGGCTGAAGCACTTAAGAAG CTTCCTTCCAGGCAGGAGCCAGCACTGGATTCTTCGAAGTATACAGCTGCTGATGTGCGGATT ACTGATCAGAAGCTACGTGTGTGCGACATTTGTGGTGCATTTTTGAGTGTTTATGACAG TGATCGTCGATTAGCTGATCATTTTGGAGGGAAACTTCATTTAGGGTATATGCAAATTCGTGAGAAGTTGGCAGAACTTCAA GAAGAAAGGAACAAGAGCCGTAAGATTGATCGTCTTGATGACAGGAG ATCAAAAGAACGGAGTAGGGATCGTGACAGGGAGCCAAGTAGGGACTGTGAACGTGGTGAGAGCCATGAGCGAGGGCGAGACATTGATCGTAGGAGCAGAGATCGTGATAGGCACCATGATAGAGACCGTGGATATGATCGAGACCGGGACAGAGACTCATCCCGCTCATACGATTCAAGAAGTCGTCGGAGGTCACGATCTCGAGAGCATTCTAGAGATTATGATCGTCATAG GCGCCATGATCGGTACTAG
- the LOC123889067 gene encoding putative RNA-binding protein Luc7-like 1 isoform X3 — protein MDAIRKQLDVLMGANRNGDVREVNRKYYDRDVCRLYLVGLCPHELFQLTKMDMGPCPKVHSLQLRKEYEEAKSKGIDNYERELEDVIDKLIGECDRKIGRALKRLEDDDAKAAIAISVSEVTQTPEVLELAKEIKEKLKEADKYDLEGLSDMRIRALEIVEELRIKRADKQSTLLLDAFNKDRASLPQPLPNPPPLAPLPVVTPDARTQEMINEKLKKAEDLGEQGLIDEAQKALEEAEALKKLPSRQEPALDSSKYTAADVRITDQKLRVCDICGAFLSVYDRLLCQFYEG, from the exons ATGGATGCTATACGGAAGCAGCTCGACGTTCTCATGGGTGCCAATCGCAACGGCGACGTCCGTGAAGTTAACCGCAAGTATTACGATCGCGATGTCTGCCGTCTCTACCTCGTCGGTCTTTGCCCTCACGAACTCTTCCAGTTAACG AAAATGGATATGGGACCATGCCCTAAGGTTCACTCATTGCAGCTAAGAAAAGA ATATGAGGAAGCGAAATCAAAAGGGATTGATAATTACGAGAGGGAGTTGGAGGATGTTATAGATAAGCTTATTGGTGAGTGTGATAGGAAAATTGGTAGAGCGCTTAAGCGGCTTGAGGATGATGATGCCAAAGCCGCAATTGCAATTTCCGTTTCTGAAGTTACTCAG ACACCTGAAGTGCTTGAGTTGGCtaaagaaatcaaagaaaagttGAAAGAAGCTGATAAATATG ATCTTGAAGGCTTGTCAGATATGAGGATTCGAGCTTTGGAGATTGTAGAGGAACTTAGAATCAAAAGAGCAGACAAACAG TCTACGCTTCTTTTAGATGCATTTAATAAAGATAGGGCATCTTTACCTCAACCTCTGCCAAATCCACCACCGTTAGCACCTCTTCCCGTAGTTACTCCCGATGCTCGAACACAGGAGATGATAAATGAAAAGTTGAAGAAGGCTGAGGATCTTG GTGAGCAAGGATTGATTGATGAGGCACAGAAAGCATTGGAAGAGGCTGAAGCACTTAAGAAG CTTCCTTCCAGGCAGGAGCCAGCACTGGATTCTTCGAAGTATACAGCTGCTGATGTGCGGATT ACTGATCAGAAGCTACGTGTGTGCGACATTTGTGGTGCATTTTTGAGTGTTTATGACAG GCTCTTGTGCCAGTTTTACGAGGGATAA
- the LOC123889067 gene encoding putative RNA-binding protein Luc7-like 1 isoform X2: MDAIRKQLDVLMGANRNGDVREVNRKYYDRDVCRLYLVGLCPHELFQLTKMDMGPCPKVHSLQLRKEYEEAKSKGIDNYERELEDVIDKLIGECDRKIGRALKRLEDDDAKAAIAISVSEVTQTPEVLELAKEIKEKLKEADKYDLEGLSDMRIRALEIVEELRIKRADKQSTLLLDAFNKDRASLPQPLPNPPPLAPLPVVTPDARTQEMINEKLKKAEDLGEQGLIDEAQKALEEAEALKKLPSRQEPALDSSKYTAADVRITDQKLRVCDICGAFLSVYDSRLLCQFYEG, from the exons ATGGATGCTATACGGAAGCAGCTCGACGTTCTCATGGGTGCCAATCGCAACGGCGACGTCCGTGAAGTTAACCGCAAGTATTACGATCGCGATGTCTGCCGTCTCTACCTCGTCGGTCTTTGCCCTCACGAACTCTTCCAGTTAACG AAAATGGATATGGGACCATGCCCTAAGGTTCACTCATTGCAGCTAAGAAAAGA ATATGAGGAAGCGAAATCAAAAGGGATTGATAATTACGAGAGGGAGTTGGAGGATGTTATAGATAAGCTTATTGGTGAGTGTGATAGGAAAATTGGTAGAGCGCTTAAGCGGCTTGAGGATGATGATGCCAAAGCCGCAATTGCAATTTCCGTTTCTGAAGTTACTCAG ACACCTGAAGTGCTTGAGTTGGCtaaagaaatcaaagaaaagttGAAAGAAGCTGATAAATATG ATCTTGAAGGCTTGTCAGATATGAGGATTCGAGCTTTGGAGATTGTAGAGGAACTTAGAATCAAAAGAGCAGACAAACAG TCTACGCTTCTTTTAGATGCATTTAATAAAGATAGGGCATCTTTACCTCAACCTCTGCCAAATCCACCACCGTTAGCACCTCTTCCCGTAGTTACTCCCGATGCTCGAACACAGGAGATGATAAATGAAAAGTTGAAGAAGGCTGAGGATCTTG GTGAGCAAGGATTGATTGATGAGGCACAGAAAGCATTGGAAGAGGCTGAAGCACTTAAGAAG CTTCCTTCCAGGCAGGAGCCAGCACTGGATTCTTCGAAGTATACAGCTGCTGATGTGCGGATT ACTGATCAGAAGCTACGTGTGTGCGACATTTGTGGTGCATTTTTGAGTGTTTATGACAG CAGGCTCTTGTGCCAGTTTTACGAGGGATAA